The following are from one region of the Nicotiana tabacum cultivar K326 chromosome 3, ASM71507v2, whole genome shotgun sequence genome:
- the LOC142176464 gene encoding uncharacterized protein LOC142176464 yields MPKEKRVMDTCTYTSYPTNSGYVLVPVLNSNEIYAPNYNYYMVNPAMVPCQSIPFNYSDTDMSVSQSAQIQCYTPRHSVNYYASTPNGVDNGGSYEALSNTPRCPVNGYASTPDGVDNKGSYETLSNAAKCPISTPNGVHSKGSYETLSNAARCQVNCYASASNGVDNGGSSTALSNGVYNSDVEHQIDVKCSNGSDCGTDKSVSHEGNHQDCNIEVQLVGNVSPPAPRSTKSLESEADNGEKDNNGKNSQVNKGADHGKKDQSVKNSQVSAEADNGEDQSATNSQVNTEHETLLEMNGVSSK; encoded by the exons ATGCCAAAGGAAAAGAGAGTTATGGATACTTGCACTTACACTTCTTATCCTACAAACTCAGGCTATGTATTGGTGCCAGTTTTGAATAGTAATGAGATTTATGCTCCTAATTATAATTACTATATGGTCAATCCTGCTATGGTACCTTGTCAGAGTATTCCGTTTAATTATTCGGACACAGATATGTCGGTCTCACAGTCCGCACAGATACAGTGCTATACGCCTAGACATTCAGTCAACTACTACGCCTCAACGCCTAATGGAGTGGACAACGGGGGTTCTTACGAGGCTTTATCAAATACGCCTAGGTGTCCAGTCAACGGCTATGCCTCAACTCCTGATGGAGTGGATAACAAGGGTTCTTATGAGACTTTATCAAATGCAGCTAAATGTCCAATCTCAACGCCTAATGGAGTGCACAGCAAGGGTTCTTACGAGACTTTATCAAATGCGGCTAGATGTCAAGTCAACTGCTATGCCTCAGCGTCTAATGGAGTGGATAACGGTGGTTCTTCCACGGCTTTATCAAATGGTGTTTATAACTCTGACGTTGAGCACCAGATCGACGTGAAATGTAGCAATGGTAGTGATTGTGGGACTGATAAATCTGTTTCTCATGAAGGGAATCACCAAGATTGCAACATTGAGGTTCAACTTGTTGGAAATGTATCACCTCCAG CTCCTAGGAGTACAAAATCACTGGAGAGCGAAGCAGACAATGGTGAAAAAGACAATAATGGAAAAAACTCCCAGGTTAATAAAGGAGCGGACCATGGTAAAAAAGACCAAAGTGTGAAAAATTCTCAGGTCAGTGCCGAAGCAGACAATGGTGAAGACCAAAGTGCGACGAATTCCCAGGTCAATACTGAACATGAGACCTTACTGGAAATGAATGGAGTTTCAAGTAAGTGA